The proteins below are encoded in one region of Legionella antarctica:
- a CDS encoding transporter substrate-binding domain-containing protein — MPIKNLLCALCLIFCSSGYATLNIGTLVFKPPFISSPGNGFDIDLVHLICQRLQEQCNLWPMDIDQLYQKLQDGKIDLAIGGIPISYSLQIKFIFSLPYMLSKGQFLVLKKNQMNSINQLQGLTVGILHNPLNGGVFYKYLLDHYKGQFTIKLYNDIEDVLADLNNQILAAAFLNRSSVNYWIQQSGEEFKSLGPVSIIGDGIAIMAIPKNKQLIERINKFIQAIEKDNTYMKLYDVYFANE, encoded by the coding sequence ATGCCTATTAAAAACTTATTATGCGCTCTGTGTTTGATCTTTTGTTCGTCAGGTTATGCTACGCTTAACATTGGTACTCTTGTTTTTAAACCCCCCTTTATTTCTTCTCCTGGGAACGGGTTTGACATTGATTTAGTGCATTTAATTTGCCAGCGGCTCCAAGAGCAATGCAATCTGTGGCCCATGGATATCGACCAACTTTATCAGAAACTACAAGATGGTAAAATTGATCTTGCAATTGGCGGAATCCCAATCTCCTATTCCCTTCAGATTAAGTTTATTTTTAGTTTGCCTTATATGTTAAGTAAAGGGCAGTTTTTAGTTCTGAAAAAAAATCAAATGAATTCAATAAACCAATTACAAGGGCTAACAGTGGGTATCTTACATAATCCGCTCAATGGTGGCGTGTTTTATAAGTATCTTCTCGACCATTATAAGGGGCAATTCACGATTAAATTGTACAATGATATCGAAGATGTGTTAGCTGATTTAAATAATCAAATATTAGCTGCGGCATTTCTTAATCGATCATCGGTAAATTATTGGATTCAACAAAGTGGTGAGGAATTTAAGTCACTAGGCCCCGTATCTATAATCGGTGACGGTATAGCAATCATGGCAATACCCAAGAATAAGCAATTGATTGAGCGTATCAATAAGTTTATTCAGGCTATAGAAAAAGATAATACTTATATGAAGTTATATGATGTTTATTTTGCCAACGAATAA
- a CDS encoding IS3 family transposase, whose protein sequence is MNFSLDEKRVMIDPLAELTIREQCLLLDLPVSSYYYSAKPISVEDEALMALLDEHYLQYPCEGKIKRARWLSKEVGYPVGKRRVKKLMEMMGLSTVYPKPNTSVPNKEHEVFPYLLKEVDITKPNQVWAADITYIRMKGKHVYLVAIMDWYSRYVIGWAISPTMEAEFCIEALRNALLHSRCEIFNTDQGSQFTSKDWINTLKSHHISISMDGRGRYLDNIFIERLWRSVKQEKIYRYDFDTIEEVELALTEYFEYYNNRRLHQSFNYLTPAEVYYGRKRP, encoded by the coding sequence ATGAACTTTAGTCTGGATGAAAAGCGCGTCATGATTGATCCTCTTGCCGAGCTCACCATTCGTGAACAATGCTTGCTATTAGACTTGCCTGTTTCAAGTTATTATTATAGTGCCAAGCCCATTTCTGTCGAAGATGAAGCGCTTATGGCGCTACTTGATGAGCACTATCTGCAGTATCCATGTGAAGGTAAAATTAAGCGGGCAAGATGGCTGTCAAAAGAAGTAGGCTATCCTGTTGGTAAACGTCGAGTAAAAAAGTTGATGGAAATGATGGGGTTATCGACTGTTTACCCAAAGCCAAATACAAGCGTTCCCAATAAGGAGCATGAGGTGTTCCCTTATTTATTAAAAGAGGTGGATATCACCAAACCAAATCAGGTTTGGGCCGCAGATATCACCTACATCCGCATGAAAGGAAAGCATGTGTATTTAGTAGCTATTATGGACTGGTATAGTCGTTATGTGATTGGATGGGCTATTTCACCTACTATGGAGGCTGAATTTTGTATTGAGGCGCTTAGAAACGCTTTGCTGCATTCGCGTTGTGAGATCTTTAACACGGATCAGGGTTCTCAATTTACCTCAAAAGATTGGATAAATACGCTAAAATCTCACCACATTTCTATCAGCATGGATGGGCGAGGACGTTATTTAGATAATATATTTATCGAGCGATTGTGGCGTAGTGTTAAGCAAGAAAAAATCTACCGGTATGATTTTGATACAATTGAAGAGGTTGAGCTGGCCTTAACGGAGTATTTTGAGTATTATAATAACCGAAGGCTTCACCAGTCCTTTAATTATTTAACGCCCGCAGAGGTGTATTATGGCCGGAAAAGACCATAA
- a CDS encoding transposase — MSKKRAYYTAAKKAKITLAAIEGKLTQAQITSEYGVHATQVKTWKQSAIKAINDLFSGANEKEAKSQEQLVEALYQEIGRLQAQLSWLKKKHEL, encoded by the coding sequence ATGTCTAAAAAGCGAGCTTATTATACGGCGGCCAAGAAGGCAAAAATAACGCTAGCTGCGATTGAGGGGAAACTCACACAAGCGCAAATTACCAGTGAATACGGTGTTCACGCAACGCAGGTAAAAACTTGGAAGCAATCGGCCATCAAAGCCATTAACGATTTATTCTCTGGGGCTAATGAAAAAGAAGCCAAGTCCCAAGAGCAGCTTGTTGAGGCATTATATCAAGAAATTGGTCGACTTCAAGCGCAGCTATCTTGGCTAAAAAAAAAGCATGAACTTTAG
- a CDS encoding methyltransferase domain-containing protein, translated as MAWEPELYLHGNYFQNEISDAFRKCFKVKPCGTILDIGCGEGQYTSRVADTIKHSHILGIDSSEAMINHASRQWARKNLSFEVHNIEELECSQVFDFILSFWCLHWTNIEASLPNIFHALKKGGRVYAVFSSFSDNSILQVWHELAKQNRYADLTDKYINPIHQHTNYFYHVFHVLNQLPFKQVTVNLKTVTVFFPNINYFKNLLLTMPFTSTFPAEIIEGFLEEMVQTFQNICQRKYGGKLYYETRPIFLEAIK; from the coding sequence GTGGCATGGGAACCTGAACTATATCTGCATGGAAACTACTTTCAGAATGAAATAAGTGATGCATTTCGAAAATGTTTTAAGGTGAAACCATGTGGAACTATTTTAGATATAGGCTGCGGTGAGGGTCAATATACGAGTAGGGTGGCTGATACGATAAAACACAGTCACATTCTTGGCATTGATAGTTCTGAGGCAATGATAAACCATGCAAGTCGACAATGGGCTAGAAAAAATCTTTCTTTTGAAGTTCATAATATTGAAGAGTTAGAGTGCTCTCAGGTGTTTGATTTTATTCTCTCTTTTTGGTGTTTACATTGGACCAACATCGAGGCTTCTCTCCCTAATATTTTTCACGCTTTGAAAAAAGGGGGGAGAGTGTACGCCGTTTTTTCTTCATTCTCTGATAACAGTATTTTGCAAGTCTGGCATGAGTTAGCAAAACAGAATCGCTATGCAGATTTAACAGATAAGTATATTAATCCAATCCATCAACATACAAACTATTTTTATCATGTGTTTCATGTCCTTAATCAATTACCCTTTAAACAGGTGACAGTGAATTTAAAAACAGTCACTGTCTTTTTTCCAAATATAAATTACTTCAAGAATTTGCTGCTCACCATGCCATTTACGAGCACCTTTCCTGCTGAGATCATTGAGGGTTTTCTTGAGGAGATGGTGCAGACTTTTCAAAATATTTGTCAGCGTAAATATGGTGGTAAATTATATTATGAAACGCGCCCTATTTTTTTAGAGGCTATCAAATAG
- a CDS encoding TauD/TfdA family dioxygenase, with amino-acid sequence MNLETQIVPDMNVPVLIAAPGSKTANPTQLSELISARHAEIIEQLNRYGAFLFRGFSCTDADFFSQAIDLCGLGKRCSTKDYDLPRTILSNEIYTSSDFPAHISLPLHHEKPRSKNPPHHIYFCCVIPAKQAGGTLFANAAAIWRDMPIKIQDKIIEYGVVYKQFFHGKTMQASVLKKFLDAKYVRSWSEYFGTDAKMPIEKKITQDEVDWSWVNKGNDLVILNKLPGALKHPVTHQTLWFNASEYLNYYSNLLYSDLNSLPFYQYSTMRYLILKDRLPMVCHYGDGTPFTAEEIVKIKRIMQHHTCVFHWQKGDFMIIDNYTFMHGKEPHQGERLLYSCMTQKQEQTKLGT; translated from the coding sequence ATGAATTTGGAGACACAAATTGTTCCTGATATGAATGTGCCTGTGCTGATTGCTGCACCTGGTAGTAAAACAGCAAATCCAACTCAATTGTCAGAGCTAATCTCTGCGCGTCACGCTGAGATCATCGAGCAGCTTAATCGGTATGGAGCTTTTCTTTTTAGAGGTTTTTCTTGTACTGATGCGGACTTTTTTTCCCAAGCCATAGACCTATGTGGTCTTGGTAAAAGGTGCAGCACTAAAGACTATGATCTACCCAGAACAATACTGTCAAATGAGATATATACTTCAAGCGATTTCCCAGCCCATATTTCCTTACCTCTTCATCATGAAAAACCCAGGTCAAAAAATCCTCCTCATCACATCTATTTTTGCTGCGTTATCCCGGCAAAACAAGCTGGAGGAACGCTGTTTGCAAATGCTGCAGCTATTTGGCGCGATATGCCTATAAAGATTCAGGATAAGATTATTGAATATGGCGTGGTTTATAAGCAATTTTTTCATGGTAAGACAATGCAGGCCTCTGTGCTAAAAAAATTTTTAGATGCAAAATATGTTCGCAGCTGGTCTGAGTATTTTGGTACAGATGCGAAAATGCCAATAGAAAAAAAAATAACTCAGGATGAAGTGGACTGGAGTTGGGTAAACAAGGGTAATGATCTGGTTATATTAAATAAATTACCCGGAGCCTTAAAACATCCGGTTACCCATCAAACACTATGGTTTAATGCATCCGAATATTTAAATTATTATTCAAATTTACTCTACAGTGATTTAAATTCATTACCTTTTTATCAGTATAGCACTATGCGTTATCTGATTTTAAAAGACAGGTTACCCATGGTCTGTCATTATGGGGATGGAACCCCATTTACAGCTGAGGAGATAGTGAAAATTAAACGGATTATGCAACACCATACCTGTGTATTTCATTGGCAAAAAGGAGACTTCATGATAATCGATAATTATACCTTTATGCACGGCAAGGAACCCCATCAAGGCGAGAGGTTGTTATATTCGTGCATGACACAAAAGCAAGAGCAAACGAAGCTTGGTACTTAG
- a CDS encoding class I SAM-dependent methyltransferase: MKASKLRKIYLFLTRLSPKLRVVLVQWLYNRFASNNKSGGYVFLNYGYKDQTAIPLNKEDEPNRYFIQLYQRVVRDIDVENKDIVEVGCGQGAGGVFLLHYKNPRSYIGIDLSDKAIDLCQRNSKFANGQWMQGRADALPIHDSSVDIVVNIESSHCYHSMDKFLCEVKRVLRLNGYMAFADLRHSSKIDELDNSIKASGLHVLHRSDITPQVLDSLTYLSDRRKAHINATYSNIWRRAVRDISAVKGSVTYDGFINGQQKYLCYLLQKRNAE, translated from the coding sequence ATGAAAGCAAGCAAGCTAAGAAAGATATATCTCTTTTTGACCAGGTTATCGCCTAAATTACGGGTGGTTCTGGTGCAGTGGCTTTATAACCGTTTCGCATCTAATAATAAGTCTGGAGGCTATGTTTTTTTAAATTATGGATATAAAGATCAGACCGCTATACCGTTAAATAAAGAGGATGAGCCTAATCGATATTTCATTCAACTCTATCAACGAGTTGTCAGGGATATTGATGTAGAGAACAAAGACATTGTTGAGGTTGGATGCGGTCAGGGGGCGGGGGGCGTATTTTTGTTACACTATAAAAATCCTCGTTCCTACATCGGGATTGACTTGTCAGATAAGGCAATCGACTTGTGTCAGCGTAATTCCAAATTTGCTAATGGGCAGTGGATGCAAGGACGAGCAGATGCCCTGCCCATTCATGACAGTAGTGTTGATATTGTAGTCAATATAGAGTCATCTCATTGCTATCATTCAATGGATAAATTTCTTTGTGAGGTGAAACGAGTACTTAGACTAAATGGGTATATGGCTTTTGCGGACTTGCGTCACAGTTCAAAGATAGACGAGTTAGATAACTCTATTAAAGCCTCTGGGCTGCATGTGCTTCATCGCAGTGATATTACTCCTCAGGTCCTGGATTCGTTAACTTATCTTTCGGATAGACGAAAAGCGCATATTAATGCAACATACTCTAATATATGGCGTCGTGCTGTTCGTGATATATCTGCGGTAAAAGGCTCAGTCACTTATGATGGGTTTATTAATGGACAACAGAAATATCTATGTTACCTGTTACAAAAGAGAAACGCAGAATAA